The Triticum dicoccoides isolate Atlit2015 ecotype Zavitan chromosome 6A, WEW_v2.0, whole genome shotgun sequence genome has a window encoding:
- the LOC119319669 gene encoding protein H2A.6-like, with amino-acid sequence MAGRKGVVRKKAVTRSVRAGLQFPVGRIGRYLKKGRYAQRVGSGAPVYLAAVLEYLAAEVLELAGDAAKETKKARIIPRHLMIAVQGDPELSRLLAGVTIAYGGVVPYINSALLPKNGAGAAGKEPKKKAAATKSPKKAAATN; translated from the exons ATGGCCGGCAGGAAGGGCGTCGTGAGGAAGAAGGCGGTGACCCGCTCCGTCAGGGCCGGACTCCAGTTCCCCGTCGGCCGGATCGGGCGCTACCTCAAGAAGGGCCGCTACGCGCAGCGCGTCGGCTCCGGCGCCCCCGTCTACCTCGCCGCCGTCCTCGAGTACCTCGCCGCCGAG GTCCTGGAGCTCGCTGGCGACGCGGCCAAGGAAACCAAGAAGGCCCGCATCATCCCGCGCCACCTGATGATCGCGGTCCAGGGCGACCCGGAGCTCAGCCGGCTGCTCGCCGGCGTCACCATCGCCTACGGCGGCGTGGTGCCCTACATCAACTCCGCGCTGCTCCCCAAGAACGGCGCCGGCGCCGCCGGGAAGGAGCCCAAGAAGAAGGCCGCCGCTACCAAGTCCCCCAAGAAGGCCGCAGCCACAAATTAA